A stretch of the Pseudomonas sp. ACM7 genome encodes the following:
- a CDS encoding glutathione S-transferase family protein produces MSELILHHYPTSPFSEKARLLLGFKGLSWRSVKISPVMPKPDLTALTGGYRKTPVLQIGADIYCDTSLIARRLEQEKALPAFFPEGQEMIAATFAVWADSVVFQHAVSLVFQPESIAVRFGNMPPEAIKAFIADRAELFSGGSATRLPAEQARHQWPTIMTRLEQQLQREQGDFLFGEPSIADFALAHPLWFLKATPVTSPLVDAYPAVSAWLGRVLGFGHGAFSEMTSEEALEVARNATPAALPDEQFDEPNGFEAGQQVVIAAIDYGVDPVEGELLFAGSEELILRREDERVGVVHVHFPRLGFRIEKRR; encoded by the coding sequence ATGTCAGAGTTAATTCTTCATCATTACCCGACGTCCCCTTTTTCTGAAAAGGCCCGCTTGCTGCTGGGCTTCAAGGGGCTGTCCTGGCGCTCGGTGAAGATCTCGCCGGTGATGCCAAAACCCGATCTGACCGCGCTGACCGGCGGCTACCGCAAGACGCCGGTGTTGCAGATTGGCGCGGATATCTATTGCGACACGTCGCTGATCGCCCGTCGTCTGGAACAGGAAAAAGCCTTGCCGGCGTTCTTCCCGGAAGGTCAGGAAATGATCGCCGCGACCTTTGCCGTATGGGCGGATTCGGTAGTGTTCCAGCACGCGGTCAGCCTGGTGTTTCAACCGGAATCGATCGCCGTGCGCTTCGGCAATATGCCGCCGGAAGCGATCAAGGCGTTCATTGCCGATCGCGCGGAGTTGTTCAGCGGTGGCAGCGCCACACGGCTGCCGGCAGAGCAGGCCCGGCATCAGTGGCCGACCATCATGACGCGTCTGGAGCAACAGCTTCAGCGTGAGCAGGGCGACTTCCTGTTCGGCGAGCCGTCGATTGCCGACTTCGCCCTGGCCCATCCGTTGTGGTTCCTCAAGGCCACGCCCGTCACGTCACCGTTGGTCGATGCTTATCCAGCGGTTTCGGCATGGCTGGGTCGCGTGTTGGGCTTCGGTCATGGCGCGTTCAGCGAGATGACCTCCGAGGAGGCGCTGGAGGTTGCGCGCAATGCCACACCGGCCGCATTGCCGGATGAGCAATTCGACGAGCCGAATGGTTTTGAGGCTGGCCAGCAGGTGGTCATTGCCGCCATCGATTACGGCGTTGACCCGGTGGAGGGTGAGTTGCTGTTTGCGGGCAGTGAAGAATTGATTCTTCGTCGTGAAGACGAGCGGGTCGGTGTGGTGCATGTGCACTTTCCGCGATTGGGCTTCCGCATCGAAAAGCGCCGATGA
- a CDS encoding glutaredoxin family protein, translating to MLGGVLKKCLLILLVVVVYQNWGKIERVFHPAQVVSEQTQAKANVVLYATEWCGYCKLTRRFLDQKGIPYKEFDIEKDAEARKDYEALGGGGIPIIDVNGTLIRGYDPDEILAALK from the coding sequence ATGCTCGGCGGCGTACTGAAGAAATGCCTGCTGATCCTGCTGGTGGTCGTGGTCTACCAGAACTGGGGCAAGATCGAGCGGGTGTTCCATCCGGCGCAGGTGGTGTCGGAGCAGACTCAGGCCAAGGCCAACGTCGTGCTCTACGCCACTGAATGGTGTGGTTACTGCAAACTGACTCGGCGCTTTCTCGATCAGAAGGGCATTCCGTACAAGGAGTTCGATATCGAGAAGGATGCTGAGGCGCGCAAGGACTACGAGGCGCTGGGTGGCGGCGGGATTCCGATCATTGATGTGAACGGGACGTTGATTCGCGGGTATGACCCGGATGAAATCCTGGCCGCACTGAAATAA
- the yejK gene encoding nucleoid-associated protein YejK — MPIRHCIVHLIDKKPDGTPAVLHARDSELAESSAIEYMLADLNESYNAKQGKAWGFFHAESGAHPFSGWLKEYLDGGKDFTAFSRVAVEHLQKLMEESNLSVGGHVLFAHYQQGMTDYLAIALLHHSEGVAVTDQLDVTPSRHLDLGQLHLAARINVSEWQNNKQSKQYISFIKGKNGKKVSEYFRDFIGCQEGVDGPGETRTLLKAFSDFVESEDLPEESAREKTKTLVDYASSQAKLGEPMGLEELSELIDEERPKAFYDHIRNKDYGLSPEIPADKRTLNQFRRFTGRAEGLSISFEAHLLGSKIEYDEEAGTLIIKGLPTQLTDQLKRRN; from the coding sequence ATGCCGATCCGCCATTGCATCGTCCACCTGATCGACAAAAAACCCGACGGCACACCTGCAGTTCTCCACGCCCGCGACTCCGAACTGGCCGAGTCGAGCGCCATCGAGTACATGCTTGCCGACCTCAATGAGAGCTACAACGCCAAACAAGGCAAGGCCTGGGGTTTCTTCCATGCCGAGTCCGGGGCACACCCGTTCAGCGGCTGGCTGAAGGAATACCTCGATGGCGGCAAGGATTTCACAGCGTTCAGCCGTGTGGCGGTGGAACACCTGCAAAAGCTGATGGAAGAGTCGAACCTCTCTGTGGGCGGCCACGTGTTGTTTGCGCATTATCAGCAAGGCATGACCGACTACCTGGCGATCGCCCTGCTACACCACAGTGAAGGCGTTGCAGTGACCGATCAACTGGACGTGACCCCGTCCCGGCACCTGGATCTGGGCCAACTGCACCTGGCGGCACGGATCAACGTGTCCGAGTGGCAGAACAACAAGCAGTCCAAGCAGTACATTTCGTTCATTAAAGGCAAGAACGGCAAAAAGGTTTCGGAGTATTTCCGCGACTTCATCGGCTGCCAGGAAGGCGTCGACGGCCCCGGCGAAACCCGCACCCTGCTCAAGGCCTTCAGTGACTTCGTCGAAAGCGAAGACCTGCCGGAAGAGTCCGCCCGCGAGAAGACCAAGACCCTGGTGGATTACGCCAGCAGCCAAGCAAAATTGGGCGAACCCATGGGCCTGGAAGAACTCTCGGAGCTGATCGACGAAGAACGCCCGAAAGCCTTCTACGACCACATCCGCAACAAGGACTACGGCTTGTCACCGGAGATTCCGGCAGATAAACGTACCCTCAACCAGTTCCGCCGCTTCACCGGTCGCGCCGAAGGCCTGTCCATCAGCTTCGAAGCGCACCTGCTGGGCTCGAAGATCGAATACGACGAAGAAGCCGGCACGCTGATCATCAAAGGTCTGCCGACCCAACTCACCGATCAGCTCAAGCGGCGTAACTGA
- a CDS encoding HU family DNA-binding protein: MALTKDQLIADIAEAIDAPKTTARNALDQLGQIVADQLENGGEITLPGIGKLKVTERPARTGRNPSTGAAIEIAAKKVIKLVVAKGLTDAVNK; this comes from the coding sequence ATGGCTCTTACTAAAGACCAACTGATCGCCGACATCGCTGAAGCTATCGACGCGCCAAAAACCACCGCGCGTAACGCTCTGGACCAACTGGGCCAAATCGTTGCCGATCAGCTGGAAAACGGCGGCGAAATCACTCTGCCAGGTATCGGCAAACTGAAAGTGACTGAGCGTCCTGCCCGTACCGGCCGCAACCCTTCGACTGGCGCTGCCATCGAAATCGCTGCCAAGAAAGTTATCAAGCTGGTTGTGGCCAAAGGCCTGACCGACGCTGTTAACAAGTAA
- the rlmF gene encoding 23S rRNA (adenine(1618)-N(6))-methyltransferase RlmF, whose translation MNAPRTPRPARKKPDTATPAKAVEPREKASLHPRNRHQGRYDFPALIKTTPELAKFVIINPYGKESIDFASPDAVRVFNRALLKSFYGVAHWDIPADYLCPPVPGRADYVHFLADLLASVNDGEIPRGAPVKVLDIGMGANCVYPLIGYSDYRWHFLGSEIDPTAVAAAKAIVQSNGLNKAIQLRQQSNPKHILLGLLEPGERFDLTMCNPPFHASMDEATKGSERKWRALGRADPKRKLPVLNFGGQSAELWCEGGEARFVTQLIAESAHFQHKVLWFSTLVSKASNLPAIQTALKKAGVLESQVVEMSQGQKQSRFVAWTFQTKSEQQVWRERWARKS comes from the coding sequence ATGAACGCCCCCCGCACACCCCGCCCCGCGCGCAAGAAGCCTGACACCGCCACCCCGGCCAAAGCCGTGGAGCCCCGCGAGAAGGCCAGCCTGCATCCGCGCAACCGCCATCAGGGTCGTTACGACTTCCCGGCGCTGATCAAAACCACGCCGGAACTGGCGAAGTTCGTGATCATCAATCCGTACGGCAAGGAAAGTATCGACTTCGCCAGCCCGGACGCAGTGCGGGTGTTCAACCGTGCGTTGCTCAAGTCGTTCTACGGCGTCGCCCATTGGGACATCCCGGCCGACTACCTCTGCCCTCCGGTTCCGGGCCGTGCCGATTACGTGCACTTCCTGGCCGACCTGCTGGCCAGCGTCAACGACGGCGAGATCCCTCGCGGTGCGCCGGTCAAGGTGCTCGATATCGGCATGGGCGCCAACTGCGTCTATCCGCTGATCGGCTACAGCGACTACCGCTGGCACTTCCTCGGCTCGGAAATCGACCCGACGGCCGTGGCCGCTGCCAAAGCCATCGTGCAGTCCAACGGGCTGAACAAAGCCATCCAGTTGCGCCAGCAAAGCAATCCCAAGCACATTCTGCTGGGCCTGCTCGAACCCGGCGAACGCTTTGACCTGACCATGTGCAACCCGCCGTTCCACGCCTCGATGGACGAAGCGACCAAGGGCAGCGAACGTAAATGGCGCGCGCTGGGCCGTGCTGATCCAAAACGCAAACTGCCTGTGCTGAACTTTGGCGGTCAATCGGCAGAATTGTGGTGTGAAGGTGGCGAAGCACGGTTTGTGACGCAACTGATCGCCGAGAGCGCGCATTTCCAACACAAAGTACTTTGGTTCAGCACCCTGGTCTCGAAAGCCTCCAACCTGCCGGCGATCCAGACTGCGCTGAAAAAGGCCGGCGTACTGGAAAGCCAGGTCGTGGAAATGTCTCAGGGGCAGAAGCAAAGCCGTTTCGTCGCCTGGACCTTCCAGACCAAATCCGAGCAGCAGGTCTGGCGCGAACGTTGGGCTCGCAAAAGCTGA
- a CDS encoding valine--tRNA ligase, producing MDKTYQPHAIETSWYNTWESENYFAPQGAGESYTIMIPPPNVTGSLHMGHGFNNAIMDALIRFRRMQGRNTLWQPGTDHAGIATQMLVERQLEAQGQNRHDLGREKFLEKVWEWKDQSGGNISRQIRRLGSSVDWGRERFTMDDGLSEAVKEAFVRLHEDGLIYRGKRLVNWDTKLHTAISDLEVENHDEKGFLWNLKYPLADGAKTAEGNDYLIVATTRPETMLGDAAVAVNPNDERYHALIGKFVELPLVGRRIPIIADDYCDPEFGTGCVKITPAHDFNDYEVGKRHNLPLLNIFDKNAAVLPACQVFNLDGTLNESIDGKIPAEYAGLDRFEARKQIVAAFDAAGLLVSVNDHALKVPKGDRSGTIIEPWLTDQWYVSTKPLAEPAIAAVEDGRIAFVPKQYENMYFSWMRDIQDWCISRQLWWGHRIPAWYDESGKVYVGRDEADVRAKHNLGPDVALQQDNDVLDTWFSSGLWTFSTLGWPEQTEFLKKFHSTDVLVTGFDIIFFWVARMIMLTMHLVKNEDGTPQVPFKTVYVHGLVRDGQGQKMSKSKGNVLDPLDIIDGIELEDLVQKRTSGMMQPKLAKKIEKQTRDEFADGIASYGTDALRFTFCSLASTGRDIKFDMGRVEGYRNFCNKIWNAARYVLDKGEDCGQNGEAYELSLADRWIISQLQRTEAEVTRQLDQFRFDLAAQALYEFIWNQYCDWYLELSKPVLWDENAPVERQRGTRRTLVRVLEVALRLAHPFMPFITEEIWQRIAPLAGIEGKTIMLQPWPVANEERIDQGAEDDIEWLKTLMLGTRNIRVEMNIGPGKPLNLFLKNVSAEDQRRLTENEALLKKLARLESITVLAAGEEAPLSATALVGEMEVLVPMAGLIDKDAELARLDKEILRLQGEVQRVGGKLSNAGFVDKAPAEVIDKERAKLAEAEQALGKLAEQHARIASL from the coding sequence ATGGATAAGACCTACCAGCCGCACGCCATTGAAACTTCCTGGTACAACACCTGGGAGTCAGAGAATTACTTCGCCCCGCAAGGCGCGGGCGAGTCCTACACCATCATGATCCCGCCGCCGAACGTCACCGGCAGCCTGCACATGGGTCACGGCTTCAACAACGCGATCATGGACGCCCTGATCCGTTTCCGTCGCATGCAGGGTCGTAACACCCTGTGGCAGCCGGGTACCGACCACGCCGGTATCGCCACGCAAATGCTGGTGGAGCGTCAACTCGAAGCTCAGGGCCAGAATCGTCACGATCTGGGCCGCGAAAAATTCCTCGAGAAAGTCTGGGAGTGGAAGGATCAGTCCGGCGGCAACATCAGCCGTCAGATCCGCCGTCTCGGCTCGTCCGTGGACTGGGGCCGCGAGCGCTTCACCATGGACGACGGCCTCTCGGAAGCCGTTAAAGAAGCCTTCGTGCGTCTGCACGAAGACGGCCTGATCTACCGCGGCAAGCGTCTGGTCAACTGGGACACCAAGTTGCACACGGCGATTTCAGACCTCGAAGTGGAAAACCATGACGAGAAAGGTTTCCTGTGGAACCTGAAATACCCGCTGGCCGACGGCGCCAAGACCGCTGAAGGCAACGATTACCTGATCGTCGCGACCACTCGCCCGGAAACCATGCTCGGCGACGCCGCCGTAGCGGTTAACCCGAACGATGAACGCTACCATGCCCTGATCGGCAAATTTGTCGAGCTGCCGCTGGTCGGCCGCCGCATCCCGATCATCGCCGACGATTACTGCGACCCAGAATTCGGCACCGGCTGCGTGAAAATCACCCCGGCCCACGATTTCAACGACTATGAAGTCGGCAAGCGCCACAACCTGCCGCTGCTGAACATCTTCGACAAGAACGCCGCCGTATTGCCGGCCTGTCAGGTGTTCAACCTCGACGGCACGCTCAACGAAAGCATCGACGGCAAGATCCCGGCCGAATACGCCGGTCTGGATCGCTTCGAAGCGCGCAAGCAGATCGTTGCTGCGTTTGACGCCGCCGGCCTCTTGGTCAGCGTCAACGACCACGCCCTGAAAGTACCGAAAGGCGACCGTTCCGGCACTATCATCGAGCCGTGGCTGACCGACCAGTGGTACGTGTCGACCAAGCCATTGGCTGAGCCAGCCATCGCTGCCGTTGAAGACGGTCGCATCGCGTTCGTGCCGAAACAGTACGAAAACATGTACTTCTCGTGGATGCGCGACATCCAGGACTGGTGCATCAGCCGTCAGCTGTGGTGGGGCCACCGGATTCCGGCCTGGTACGACGAGTCGGGCAAGGTCTATGTCGGTCGCGACGAAGCCGATGTACGTGCCAAGCACAACCTCGGCCCGGACGTTGCACTGCAACAGGACAACGACGTTCTCGACACCTGGTTCAGTTCGGGCCTGTGGACCTTCTCCACGCTCGGCTGGCCTGAGCAGACCGAATTCCTGAAGAAATTCCACTCCACCGACGTGCTGGTGACCGGTTTCGACATCATTTTCTTCTGGGTTGCCCGGATGATCATGCTCACCATGCACTTGGTGAAAAACGAAGACGGCACGCCGCAGGTTCCGTTCAAGACTGTTTATGTTCACGGCCTGGTGCGTGATGGCCAGGGCCAGAAGATGTCCAAGTCCAAGGGCAACGTCCTGGATCCGCTGGACATCATCGACGGCATCGAGCTCGAAGACCTCGTGCAGAAACGCACCTCCGGCATGATGCAGCCGAAACTGGCGAAGAAGATCGAGAAGCAGACCCGCGACGAGTTCGCCGACGGCATCGCCAGCTACGGCACCGACGCTCTGCGCTTCACCTTCTGCTCGCTGGCGTCCACCGGTCGCGACATAAAGTTCGACATGGGCCGCGTCGAAGGCTATCGCAACTTCTGCAACAAGATCTGGAACGCCGCGCGCTATGTGCTGGACAAGGGCGAAGACTGCGGTCAGAACGGCGAGGCTTACGAGCTGTCGCTGGCGGACCGCTGGATCATTTCGCAGCTGCAACGCACCGAAGCTGAAGTGACCCGTCAACTCGATCAGTTCCGCTTCGACCTGGCCGCACAAGCCTTGTACGAGTTCATCTGGAACCAGTATTGCGACTGGTACCTGGAACTCTCCAAGCCTGTGCTGTGGGACGAAAACGCGCCGGTCGAACGTCAGCGTGGCACCCGCCGCACCCTTGTTCGGGTATTGGAAGTCGCGCTGCGTCTGGCACATCCGTTCATGCCGTTCATCACCGAAGAAATCTGGCAGCGCATCGCGCCGCTGGCCGGTATCGAAGGCAAGACGATCATGCTGCAACCGTGGCCAGTGGCCAATGAAGAGCGCATCGACCAGGGCGCCGAAGACGATATCGAGTGGCTGAAGACGCTGATGCTTGGCACGCGCAACATTCGCGTCGAGATGAACATCGGACCAGGCAAGCCGTTGAACCTGTTCCTGAAAAACGTCAGCGCCGAAGATCAGCGTCGTCTCACGGAGAACGAAGCCCTGCTGAAGAAGCTGGCTCGCCTCGAATCGATCACCGTGTTGGCTGCTGGCGAAGAAGCACCGCTGTCCGCCACCGCACTGGTCGGCGAGATGGAAGTGCTGGTGCCGATGGCCGGCCTGATCGACAAAGACGCCGAATTGGCCCGTCTGGACAAGGAAATCCTGCGTCTGCAGGGCGAAGTTCAGCGGGTTGGCGGCAAGCTGTCTAACGCCGGTTTCGTCGACAAGGCCCCGGCCGAAGTCATCGACAAGGAACGCGCCAAACTGGCTGAAGCTGAACAGGCTTTGGGCAAGTTGGCCGAGCAGCATGCGCGGATTGCCAGTTTGTAA
- a CDS encoding DNA polymerase III subunit chi, which translates to MDTPKPLQKSAHLLDDLESIRQLLGDDNLQPPLLTDTVEEGDQEQIPMLFDTVGASPPTLEPAPPAPAAPAAQPAPVASKGPDELLHLDGELRAAAQLIMQDVIDDFAPHIETEIKRRLSARMERLLSQYE; encoded by the coding sequence ATGGACACTCCAAAACCGCTGCAAAAGTCCGCGCATCTGCTGGACGACCTTGAGTCGATCCGTCAATTGCTCGGCGATGACAACCTGCAACCGCCCTTGCTCACCGACACGGTCGAGGAAGGTGATCAGGAACAGATTCCAATGCTGTTCGATACGGTCGGCGCCAGCCCGCCAACCCTCGAACCGGCGCCACCCGCCCCTGCTGCCCCTGCCGCCCAACCGGCGCCCGTCGCCAGCAAGGGCCCCGACGAGCTGCTGCACCTGGATGGCGAACTGCGTGCCGCCGCGCAATTGATCATGCAAGACGTGATCGACGACTTCGCCCCGCACATCGAAACCGAAATCAAACGCCGCCTCAGCGCGCGGATGGAACGCCTCCTCAGCCAATACGAATAA
- a CDS encoding DNA polymerase III subunit chi, with translation MTKVDFYILPSADPSARLDFACKLTEKAWRMGHRIYLHCSDAAQRDDLDARLWAFKGESFVPHGPAENEPDGLIVLGLGDDCGPHQDLLVNLALKVPAFANKFARVAEVVVEDPTIRTAARESFRFYREQGYPLQDHRLQRL, from the coding sequence ATGACCAAAGTCGACTTCTATATCCTGCCCAGCGCAGATCCTTCAGCGCGGCTGGATTTTGCCTGCAAGCTCACCGAAAAAGCCTGGCGCATGGGCCACCGCATCTATCTGCATTGCAGCGATGCCGCCCAGCGTGACGATCTCGATGCGCGTTTGTGGGCCTTCAAGGGCGAAAGCTTCGTGCCCCACGGCCCTGCTGAAAATGAGCCGGACGGTTTGATTGTGTTGGGTCTTGGCGATGACTGCGGCCCGCATCAGGACCTGTTGGTCAATCTCGCCCTGAAAGTCCCGGCATTCGCCAACAAGTTCGCCCGCGTGGCGGAAGTGGTGGTAGAAGATCCGACGATTCGTACGGCTGCGCGGGAGAGTTTCCGTTTCTACCGCGAACAGGGCTATCCTCTGCAAGATCACCGTTTACAGCGACTCTGA